The Streptomyces sp. SS1-1 genome has a segment encoding these proteins:
- a CDS encoding MFS transporter small subunit, whose amino-acid sequence MSSDGSPPTRRPLIAFAWVWVGAPLAYGLYELVRKATQLFTG is encoded by the coding sequence ATGTCCAGTGACGGCAGCCCGCCCACCCGGCGCCCCCTGATCGCCTTCGCCTGGGTGTGGGTGGGGGCACCGCTCGCGTACGGGCTCTACGAACTCGTCCGCAAGGCGACCCAGCTGTTCACCGGGTAG
- a CDS encoding OFA family MFS transporter yields the protein MSPPMAPAGWSRWLVPPAALSVHLSIGQAYAWSVFKPPLESALGLSGTQSALPFQLGIVMLGLSAAFGGTLVERNGPRWAMTVALVCFSSGFLLAALGAAVEQYWLIVLGYGFLGGIGLGIGYISPVSTLIKWFPDRPGMATGIAIMGFGGGALIASPWSAQMLESFGTDSSGIAMAFLVHGLTYAVFMLLGVLLVRVPRPVNAAAGDGPAALDGPRVSARSAVRTPQFWCLWIVLCMNVTAGIGILEKAAPMITDFFAGSSTPVSVSAAAGFVALLSAANMAGRIGWSSTSDLIGRKNIYRVYLGVGALMYALIALAGDSSKPLFVLCALVILSFYGGGFATVPAYLKDLFGTYQVGAIHGRLLTAWSTAGVLGPLIVNWIADRQEEAGKDGSSLYTLSLFIMIGLLAVGFVANELVRPVHPRHHEPATRPEEKEASDVQ from the coding sequence ATGAGTCCCCCCATGGCACCCGCGGGATGGAGCCGCTGGCTGGTTCCGCCCGCCGCACTCTCGGTCCATCTGTCCATCGGCCAGGCCTACGCCTGGAGCGTGTTCAAACCCCCGCTGGAGTCGGCCCTCGGCCTCAGCGGCACCCAGAGCGCGCTGCCCTTCCAGCTCGGTATCGTCATGCTCGGCCTGTCCGCCGCGTTCGGCGGCACGCTGGTGGAGCGCAACGGGCCGCGCTGGGCGATGACGGTCGCCCTGGTCTGCTTCTCCTCCGGCTTCCTGCTCGCCGCGCTCGGCGCCGCCGTCGAGCAGTACTGGCTGATCGTCCTCGGCTACGGCTTCCTCGGCGGGATCGGCCTCGGCATCGGCTACATCTCACCGGTGTCCACCCTGATCAAATGGTTCCCGGACCGGCCCGGCATGGCCACCGGCATCGCCATCATGGGCTTCGGCGGCGGCGCCCTCATCGCCTCCCCGTGGTCGGCGCAGATGCTGGAGTCCTTCGGCACCGACAGCTCCGGGATCGCCATGGCGTTCCTGGTGCACGGCCTGACGTACGCCGTCTTCATGCTGCTCGGCGTCCTGCTGGTCCGGGTGCCGCGCCCGGTGAACGCCGCGGCCGGCGACGGCCCCGCCGCCCTCGACGGGCCGCGGGTCTCCGCCCGCAGTGCCGTGCGCACCCCGCAGTTCTGGTGCCTGTGGATCGTGCTCTGCATGAACGTCACCGCCGGCATCGGCATCCTGGAGAAGGCCGCGCCGATGATCACGGACTTCTTCGCGGGCTCCTCCACACCGGTGTCGGTCTCGGCCGCGGCAGGCTTCGTCGCCCTGCTGTCCGCCGCCAACATGGCGGGCCGCATCGGCTGGTCGTCCACCTCCGACCTGATCGGGCGGAAGAACATCTACCGCGTCTACCTCGGCGTCGGCGCCCTGATGTACGCCCTGATCGCGCTGGCCGGCGACTCCTCCAAGCCGCTGTTCGTCCTGTGCGCGCTGGTCATCCTCTCCTTCTACGGCGGCGGCTTCGCCACCGTCCCCGCCTATCTGAAGGACCTGTTCGGCACCTACCAGGTCGGCGCCATCCACGGGCGGCTGCTGACCGCCTGGTCCACGGCCGGCGTCCTCGGACCCCTCATCGTGAACTGGATCGCGGACCGGCAGGAGGAGGCGGGCAAGGACGGCTCGTCCCTCTACACCCTGTCCCTGTTCATCATGATCGGACTGCTCGCCGTCGGCTTCGTCGCCAACGAGCTCGTACGGCCCGTCCACCCCCGCCACCATGAACCGGCCACGCGGCCCGAGGAGAAGGAGGCCAGCGATGTCCAGTGA